The following coding sequences are from one Gossypium raimondii isolate GPD5lz chromosome 4, ASM2569854v1, whole genome shotgun sequence window:
- the LOC105780219 gene encoding uncharacterized protein LOC105780219 translates to MGKLLCDPTAVAETFQTSSPTVTWREPKAATLEAVDLVDQTLTAAAGTTWDDVIGLEDQQRRHLSKLHAKGVLWKHPSEHGSSVVFRLSHGGDVSTDGNCLFTASQKAMAREVDARDLRKRTVKRFLEDLGSAKEEERQMINEVIKNMYSPDLRNGWGVHVVQEVKLLAKKDERVALDSAIEELVQLGMQRELVAESIYKERCIPVNDDSSWAKYMSISGSPDDEYDIITLQYTEEGLLSVDENREGCAAAFGDDIAIECLATEFNREIYVVQAHGSDAMVDEDNCVFFLPHRPRSEICEPPFFLFMKGTGWCGAGADHYEPLIAHASSLVSSEKVALILGQ, encoded by the exons ATGGGGAAACTTCTCTGCGATCCAACCGCCGTTGCGGAGACATTTCAAACGTCTTCTCCGACGGTCACTTGGAGGGAGCCTAAGGCCGCCACTCTTGAAGCCGTTGATCTAGTTGACCAGACCCTCACGGCGGCAGCCGGAACTACCTGGGACGACGTGATTGGCCTAGAGGACCAACAGAGACGGCATCTCTCGAAGCTTCACGCTAAGGGGGTCCTTTGGAAGCACCCTAGCGAGCACGGGTCCTCGGTGGTGTTCAGGCTGTCGCATGGAGGCGATGTGTCCACGGACGGGAACTGTCTGTTCACAGCCTCGCAAAAGGCCATGGCGCGTGAGGTCGACGCGCGTGATTTGAGGAAGCGGACGGTGAAGCGGTTCTTGGAGGATCTTGGATCTGCTAAAGAAGAAGAGAGGCAGATGATAAATGAGGTGATTAAGAATATGTACTCTCCAGATCTGAGAAACGGGTGGGGGGTTCATGTGGTTCAAGAAGTTAAGTTGTTAGCCAAAAAGGATGAGCGCGTTGCCTTGGACTCTGCCATTGAAGAGCTCGTTCAGCTCGGAATGCAAag AGAATTGGTAGCCGAATCTATTTACAAAGAGAGATGTATTCCTGTGAATGATGACTCGAGCTGGGCCAAATACATGTCGATATCTGGTTCACCTGATGATGAATATGATATCATCACTTTGCAATATACTGAGGAGGGTTTATTATCTGTAGATGAGAATAGAGAAGGTTGTGCTGCTGCATTCGGGGATGACATTGCCATCGAATGTCTTGCAACAGAGTTCAATCGAGAGATATATGTA GTGCAAGCACATGGATCAGATGCTATGGTTGATGAAGACAATTGTGTTTTCTTCCTTCCGCATCGTCCAAGGAGTGAAATATGCGAACCTCCCTTCTTTTTGTTTATGAAAGGAACAG GTTGGTGTGGTGCTGGCGCTGATCATTACGAACCATTAATTGCCCATGCTTCTTCACTTGTTTCCTCCGAGAAGGTTGCTCTCATACTGGGGCAATGA